A portion of the Feifania hominis genome contains these proteins:
- a CDS encoding glutamine synthetase III produces the protein MTDKNARTSLKISELFAENVYSDAVMKQTLPPDVYAALRRTIDQGASLDPELAEAVAESMKNWAIQKGATHFTHWFQPLSGITAEKHESFIAPVPGGRATMQFSGKMLVRGESDASSFPSGGLRATFEARGYTAWDCTSPAFLKEDAAGVTLCIPTAFCSYGGHALDQKTPLLRSMEALSKQAVRVLRLFGDSETTRVTTMVGAEQEYFLIDRDSYRRREDLRLTGRTLLGAKPPKEQETDHHYYGALSETVASFMAEVDRELWRMGVYAKIKHNEAAPAQHELAPIYATANIAADQNQLIMETLKKVAAHYDLVCLLHEKPFEYINGSGKHNNFSLVTDGGENLFDPGKNPAENWRFLVFLCAVIRAVDKHAGLLRLSTANASNDRRLGGFEAPPPVISIFMGQDLEEILSHIKSDRETPCSHGRTLELNVPTLPTIVSDATDRNRTSPFAFTGNKFEFRMPGSSQPLAETNTVLNTIIAESLDDIATRLEMAGDFQSEVREILKDILKRHDRVLFSGNGYSPGWLEQARERGLPIIPSAVDAVEILRQKQTVDLYEKYGVFTAEELASRYEILLESYTGQLLLEGRTLADMVERQILPAGNAAAAELAAWTDSLGAQQSAQGAQLRTMRTLLDGVYDGLAALRAALGEASRSGGVKARAVCAHDTLLPAMEQLRAVCDELECAVPADRWPIPTYAEMLFQD, from the coding sequence ATGACAGACAAAAACGCACGCACGTCGCTGAAGATCTCCGAGCTCTTTGCTGAGAACGTCTACAGCGACGCGGTCATGAAGCAGACGCTGCCCCCCGACGTCTACGCGGCGCTGCGGCGCACCATCGACCAGGGGGCAAGTCTCGACCCCGAGCTTGCCGAGGCCGTGGCCGAGTCGATGAAAAACTGGGCCATTCAGAAAGGGGCTACCCACTTCACCCACTGGTTTCAGCCCCTGTCGGGCATCACCGCCGAGAAGCACGAGAGCTTCATCGCGCCGGTGCCGGGCGGGCGGGCCACCATGCAGTTCTCGGGCAAGATGCTCGTGCGCGGCGAGAGCGACGCGTCGAGCTTCCCGTCCGGCGGGCTGCGCGCCACATTCGAGGCGCGCGGCTACACCGCGTGGGACTGCACCTCCCCCGCCTTTCTCAAGGAGGACGCCGCGGGCGTCACCCTGTGCATCCCGACGGCGTTCTGCTCCTACGGCGGCCACGCGCTCGACCAGAAGACCCCTCTTCTGCGCTCGATGGAGGCCCTCTCGAAACAGGCTGTGCGGGTGCTGCGCCTGTTCGGCGACAGCGAGACCACGCGCGTGACCACCATGGTCGGCGCGGAGCAGGAGTACTTTCTCATCGACCGCGACTCCTACCGCCGGCGCGAGGATCTGCGCCTGACCGGGCGCACGCTGCTCGGCGCGAAGCCCCCCAAGGAGCAGGAGACCGACCACCACTACTACGGTGCGCTCAGCGAGACGGTGGCCTCTTTCATGGCCGAGGTCGACCGCGAGCTCTGGCGCATGGGGGTCTACGCCAAGATCAAACACAACGAGGCGGCCCCCGCCCAGCATGAGCTCGCCCCGATTTACGCCACCGCGAACATCGCCGCCGACCAGAACCAGCTCATCATGGAGACTCTCAAAAAGGTCGCCGCCCACTACGACCTTGTGTGTCTGCTGCACGAGAAGCCCTTTGAGTACATCAACGGCTCGGGCAAGCACAACAACTTCTCGCTTGTCACAGACGGCGGGGAGAACCTCTTCGATCCCGGCAAAAACCCGGCGGAGAACTGGCGCTTTCTCGTGTTTCTGTGCGCGGTCATCCGCGCGGTCGACAAGCACGCGGGGCTTCTGCGGCTGTCGACGGCAAACGCCTCGAACGACCGCCGCCTCGGCGGCTTTGAGGCCCCGCCGCCCGTGATCTCCATCTTCATGGGGCAGGACCTTGAGGAGATTCTCTCCCACATCAAGTCGGACCGCGAGACCCCCTGCAGCCACGGACGCACGCTCGAGCTCAATGTGCCGACGCTGCCCACCATCGTCTCGGACGCCACCGACCGCAACCGCACCTCTCCCTTTGCGTTCACCGGCAACAAGTTCGAGTTTCGCATGCCCGGCTCCTCGCAGCCGCTCGCCGAGACCAACACGGTTTTGAACACCATCATCGCCGAGTCGCTCGACGACATCGCGACCCGCCTTGAGATGGCGGGCGATTTCCAGAGCGAAGTGCGCGAGATTTTAAAGGACATTCTCAAGCGCCACGACCGGGTTCTCTTCTCGGGCAACGGCTATTCGCCCGGCTGGCTCGAGCAGGCGCGCGAGCGCGGGCTGCCCATCATCCCGTCGGCGGTCGACGCAGTGGAAATCCTCCGGCAGAAGCAGACCGTCGACCTCTATGAGAAGTACGGCGTCTTCACCGCCGAGGAGCTCGCGTCGCGCTACGAGATTCTGCTCGAGAGCTACACCGGGCAACTTCTGCTCGAGGGGCGCACCCTCGCCGACATGGTCGAGCGCCAGATTCTGCCCGCCGGAAACGCCGCCGCGGCCGAGCTCGCCGCGTGGACCGACAGTCTCGGCGCGCAGCAGAGCGCCCAGGGGGCGCAGCTTCGCACCATGCGCACGCTGCTCGACGGCGTCTACGACGGTCTCGCGGCGCTGCGCGCAGCGCTCGGCGAGGCGTCCCGCAGCGGCGGCGTCAAAGCCCGGGCCGTCTGCGCGCACGACACGCTGCTGCCCGCCATGGAGCAGCTGCGCGCCGTGTGCGACGAGCTCGAGTGCGCCGTGCCGGCAGACCGCTGGCCCATTCCGACCTATGCCGAAATGCTCTTTCAGGATTAA
- a CDS encoding 5'-methylthioadenosine/adenosylhomocysteine nucleosidase, producing the protein MKTYGIIAALDGELSSLLELMDGAETRELLGHTYYIGRIGGSRVVATVSGVGKVNAAVTCMSLIGAFQPDFVLNIGLGGALDDALRLGDITVADTVTYHDICPGDILDNYYPEGGRFHADRDLNRRITEACARLGEPCRLCTVATGDQFIESTERKNAIRAATGAACCEMEGGAIAQVCVMHGVPFSVIRMISDSADEAADDSFDRFLKTSVKTYNQIVKMLCEA; encoded by the coding sequence ATGAAGACATACGGCATCATCGCCGCGCTCGACGGCGAACTCTCGTCTCTGCTCGAGCTGATGGACGGCGCCGAGACCCGTGAGCTGCTCGGCCACACCTACTACATAGGCCGCATCGGCGGCTCCCGCGTGGTCGCCACGGTCAGCGGCGTGGGCAAGGTCAACGCCGCGGTCACCTGCATGAGCCTCATCGGCGCGTTCCAGCCCGACTTTGTGCTGAACATCGGGCTCGGCGGCGCGCTCGACGACGCGCTGCGCCTTGGCGACATCACCGTGGCCGACACCGTCACCTACCACGACATCTGCCCCGGCGACATTCTCGACAACTACTACCCCGAGGGCGGCCGCTTTCACGCCGACCGGGATTTGAACCGCCGCATCACCGAGGCCTGCGCCCGGCTCGGCGAGCCCTGCCGCCTGTGCACCGTCGCGACAGGCGACCAGTTCATCGAGAGCACCGAGCGCAAAAACGCCATCCGCGCGGCGACCGGCGCCGCCTGCTGCGAGATGGAGGGCGGCGCCATCGCCCAGGTCTGCGTGATGCACGGCGTGCCGTTCTCGGTCATCCGCATGATCTCCGACAGCGCCGACGAGGCCGCCGACGACTCCTTTGACCGGTTTTTGAAAACCTCGGTCAAGACCTACAACCAGATTGTCAAAATGCTGTGTGAAGCGTGA
- a CDS encoding zinc ribbon domain-containing protein, with translation MNKVKKATETATQKVGELTESAKLNMEISAVESDINDLYRELGRAVYFAAKTSDSIFDPAELIGKIDGKTDRLVELKAQQDDRRGLKTCAACGKRTDAENEFCPACGKKLD, from the coding sequence ATGAACAAGGTGAAAAAGGCGACCGAAACAGCCACCCAGAAAGTGGGCGAGCTCACCGAGTCCGCGAAGCTCAACATGGAGATTTCCGCCGTTGAGTCCGACATCAACGACCTCTACCGCGAGCTCGGGCGCGCGGTCTACTTTGCCGCCAAGACCTCCGACAGCATCTTTGACCCGGCGGAGCTCATCGGCAAAATCGACGGCAAGACCGACAGACTGGTGGAACTCAAGGCCCAGCAGGACGATCGCCGGGGGCTTAAGACCTGCGCCGCCTGCGGCAAGCGCACAGACGCTGAGAATGAGTTCTGTCCCGCCTGCGGCAAAAAACTCGACTGA
- a CDS encoding uridine kinase family protein, translated as MDRKFTADSSHIDIGELNREARLNPAALVAQTERGYDSIVEDLAEALRLVRDDRPVIMLSGPSGSGKTTTALKTERLLDSSGCEAHVISMDNFFYEPQNAPRKPDGTQDFETVYAVDLDCFEDFFRSLLSGRETPVPRFDFTSGRRTTHRHPLRYRRGDIFIVEGIHALNPIVTGKLPGQNCSRAYICVDSDFREGEQKVLGRTDIRLMRRLIRDYKFRGSSLRRTLEMWDGVLAGEREFITPYIPEADIRFNTVFRYEPALMAGELRPLLAGELNAPDCPAKIAELHRALGRFEPLEAALVPSTSLLREFIGDSDYHEQ; from the coding sequence ATGGACCGCAAATTCACCGCTGACAGCTCCCACATCGACATCGGCGAGCTCAACCGCGAGGCGCGGCTGAACCCCGCCGCCCTCGTCGCGCAGACCGAGCGGGGCTACGACTCGATTGTCGAGGACCTCGCCGAGGCGCTGCGCCTCGTGCGCGACGACCGGCCGGTCATCATGCTCTCGGGGCCCTCGGGCTCGGGCAAGACCACGACCGCGCTCAAGACCGAGCGCCTGCTCGACAGCTCGGGCTGCGAGGCCCACGTCATCTCGATGGACAATTTCTTCTACGAGCCGCAAAACGCCCCGCGCAAGCCCGACGGCACGCAGGACTTTGAGACCGTCTACGCGGTCGACCTCGACTGCTTCGAGGACTTTTTCCGCTCGCTTCTCAGCGGCCGCGAGACGCCCGTGCCCCGGTTCGACTTCACCTCCGGCCGGCGCACGACCCACCGCCACCCGCTGCGCTACCGCCGGGGCGACATCTTCATCGTCGAGGGCATCCACGCGCTCAATCCCATCGTCACCGGGAAGCTGCCCGGGCAGAACTGCTCGCGGGCCTACATCTGCGTGGATTCCGACTTCCGCGAGGGGGAGCAAAAGGTGCTCGGCCGCACCGACATCCGCCTGATGCGCCGGCTGATCCGCGACTACAAGTTCCGCGGCAGCAGCCTGCGGCGCACGCTCGAGATGTGGGACGGGGTGCTCGCCGGCGAGCGGGAGTTCATCACCCCCTACATCCCCGAGGCCGACATCCGGTTCAACACGGTCTTCCGCTACGAGCCCGCGCTGATGGCAGGCGAACTTCGCCCGCTTCTCGCCGGGGAGCTGAACGCTCCCGACTGCCCCGCGAAGATCGCAGAGCTCCACCGGGCGCTCGGGCGCTTCGAGCCGCTCGAGGCGGCGCTCGTGCCGAGCACGTCGCTGCTGCGCGAGTTCATCGGCGACAGCGACTACCACGAACAGTGA
- the hemZ gene encoding coproporphyrinogen dehydrogenase HemZ, which yields MKITIVGHEERYLIECLSLLFLPGCSFRDDADGRSAVSRVTLDGERAAIHSSITADGRTAADETVERLAPDDGALARAVARSFYRAGQRLTGLKPPWGTLIGIRPAKKVAALLRGGLTPDGAADYLAREYLTEPGKTALCLAALEEEREALRVLPAHSASLYIGIPFCPSRCSYCSFVSHSIEKARRLLPGYLELLGQEIAATADAARRAGLTVNTVYIGGGTPTVLDADQLDTLMARVGDCFPAGSLAEYTVEAGRPDTITPEKLAVIRARGANRVSINPQTMDDGTLAAIGRTHTAADIERAYREACAVGFDAVNMDMIAGLPGESAESFCRSVDRVLALAPENVTVHTLSLKRAANLRAMGTDIFRGENEKVSAMLAYSQQALARAGYHPYYLYRQKNTIGNNENIGFCRDGRASLYNIYIMGEFQTILSCGAGGVTKFVFDGGERIERIFNPKYPYEYRDRFSQILQEKEKIVSAFSR from the coding sequence ATGAAGATCACCATTGTCGGCCATGAGGAACGCTATCTGATCGAGTGCCTGTCGCTGCTGTTTCTGCCCGGGTGCTCCTTTCGCGACGACGCCGACGGCCGCTCGGCCGTGAGCCGCGTCACGCTCGACGGGGAGCGCGCGGCCATCCACTCCTCCATCACGGCGGACGGGCGCACCGCCGCCGACGAGACCGTCGAGCGGCTCGCGCCGGACGACGGCGCTCTCGCCCGGGCCGTCGCGCGCAGCTTCTACCGCGCGGGACAGCGGCTGACGGGCCTCAAGCCCCCCTGGGGCACGCTCATCGGCATCCGCCCGGCGAAAAAGGTCGCGGCTCTGCTGCGCGGCGGTCTCACGCCGGACGGGGCGGCGGACTATCTTGCGCGCGAGTATCTCACAGAGCCCGGCAAAACCGCGCTGTGCCTCGCCGCGCTCGAGGAGGAGCGCGAGGCGCTGCGGGTGCTGCCCGCGCACTCGGCGAGCCTCTACATCGGCATCCCTTTCTGTCCCTCGCGGTGCAGCTACTGCTCGTTTGTGTCCCACTCCATTGAAAAGGCGCGCCGCCTGCTGCCGGGCTATCTCGAACTGCTCGGGCAGGAGATCGCCGCCACCGCGGACGCCGCGCGCCGCGCGGGGCTCACGGTGAACACCGTCTACATCGGCGGCGGCACGCCGACCGTGCTCGACGCAGACCAGCTCGACACGCTGATGGCCCGCGTCGGCGACTGTTTTCCGGCCGGGAGTCTCGCCGAGTACACCGTCGAGGCCGGCCGGCCCGACACCATCACCCCCGAAAAGCTCGCGGTCATCCGCGCGCGCGGCGCGAACCGCGTGAGCATCAACCCCCAGACCATGGACGACGGCACCCTCGCCGCCATCGGGCGCACCCACACCGCCGCCGACATCGAGCGCGCCTATCGCGAGGCGTGCGCCGTCGGCTTCGACGCGGTCAACATGGACATGATCGCAGGGCTGCCGGGCGAGAGCGCCGAGAGCTTCTGCCGCAGCGTCGACCGGGTGCTCGCCCTCGCGCCGGAGAATGTCACCGTCCACACCCTCTCGCTCAAGCGCGCGGCGAATCTGCGCGCCATGGGCACCGACATCTTCAGGGGGGAAAACGAGAAGGTCTCGGCCATGCTCGCCTACAGCCAGCAGGCTCTCGCCCGGGCGGGCTACCACCCCTACTACCTCTACCGCCAGAAGAACACCATCGGAAACAACGAGAACATCGGCTTCTGCCGCGACGGCAGGGCGAGCCTCTACAACATCTACATCATGGGGGAATTTCAGACCATTCTCTCCTGCGGGGCGGGCGGCGTGACCAAGTTTGTCTTCGACGGCGGCGAGCGCATCGAGCGTATTTTTAACCCCAAGTATCCATATGAATATAGAGACCGCTTTTCGCAGATTCTACAGGAGAAGGAAAAGATCGTCTCGGCCTTTTCCCGGTAA
- a CDS encoding MBL fold metallo-hydrolase: MEVTTITSGFMQNNTYLVTDEATRETAVIDPGFRNASLYRALDEGDYKVKYIIATHGHFDHIGEVAKLKQTHGGLVAIHEGDAACLTDSAQSLVPGGREIPPCPPDIVLHGGETLTLGALPLRVYHTPGHSKGGICIEAEDYLFTGDTLFHDDVGRTDLPGGNYEELHRSIRDVLGAIEGERHIMPGHEERSTLDYEKAHNPLFR, from the coding sequence TTGGAAGTCACCACCATCACCTCCGGCTTCATGCAGAACAACACCTACCTCGTCACCGACGAGGCCACCCGCGAGACCGCGGTCATCGACCCCGGCTTTCGCAACGCCTCGCTCTACCGCGCTCTCGATGAGGGCGACTACAAAGTCAAGTACATCATTGCGACCCACGGCCACTTCGACCACATCGGCGAGGTCGCAAAGCTCAAGCAGACCCACGGCGGGCTTGTCGCCATCCACGAGGGCGACGCCGCATGCCTGACCGACTCGGCGCAGAGCCTCGTGCCGGGCGGGCGTGAGATCCCCCCCTGCCCGCCGGACATCGTGCTCCACGGCGGCGAGACGCTCACGCTCGGCGCGCTGCCGCTTCGCGTCTATCACACCCCCGGCCACTCAAAGGGCGGCATCTGCATCGAGGCCGAGGACTATCTGTTCACCGGCGATACGCTCTTTCACGACGACGTGGGCCGCACCGATCTGCCCGGCGGCAACTACGAAGAGCTCCACCGCTCCATCCGCGACGTGCTCGGCGCCATCGAGGGGGAGCGTCACATCATGCCCGGCCACGAGGAGCGCTCCACTCTCGACTACGAGAAAGCGCACAATCCTCTGTTTCGCTGA
- the dtd gene encoding D-aminoacyl-tRNA deacylase: MRLVIQRVDYASVTVGGERISEIGAGYLVLLGIRVGDTEREADWLADKLASLRVFEDDAGKLNRSVRDIGGEILVVPNFTLYGDARHGNRPGFTDAARPEQAEPLYEYFIERLRQNGVRRVCGGKFRAEMKVALQNDGPITLVIDSPDR, from the coding sequence ATGAGACTTGTTATACAGCGTGTAGATTATGCGTCGGTCACCGTCGGCGGCGAGCGCATCAGCGAGATCGGCGCGGGCTACCTCGTACTGCTCGGCATCCGCGTGGGCGACACCGAACGCGAGGCCGACTGGCTCGCCGACAAACTCGCGTCTCTTCGCGTCTTCGAGGACGACGCGGGCAAGCTCAACCGCTCGGTGCGCGACATCGGCGGCGAGATACTGGTCGTGCCGAACTTCACCCTCTACGGCGACGCGCGCCACGGCAACCGCCCGGGCTTCACCGACGCCGCCCGCCCCGAGCAGGCCGAGCCTCTCTATGAGTACTTCATCGAGCGCCTGCGCCAAAACGGCGTGCGGCGGGTGTGCGGCGGAAAATTCCGCGCCGAGATGAAAGTCGCCCTGCAAAACGACGGGCCCATCACCCTGGTGATCGACTCGCCCGACCGATAG
- a CDS encoding RelA/SpoT family protein: protein MEDFSNLLEKLNDSDYPYDVGVITRAYELAERAHEGQKRVAGEPYITHPISVAEILVDMGMDTDCVAAALLHDVVEDTDITLADVRKQFGANIAGLVDGVTKLGKIPYTSKEEEQVENLRKMFLAMARDIRVIIIKLADRLHNMRTLSSMPPQKQRDKALETMEVFAPLAHRLGMQRVKIELEDISLRYLDPIGYAEIEGDLTAKKAESLDFLGTCMQKIRELLAREKIEDFQVDGRVKSIYSIYRKMYSQNKTIDEIYDLYAIRVIVGTINECYNVLGLIHDLYKPIPGRFKDYISTPKPNMYQSLHTTVIGREGIPFEVQIRTWEMHQTAEYGIAAHWKYKDGVEKKSGFDNKVEWVRHLLEIQGTAADPEDFMRTFKIDLFSDEVFVFTPNGDLINLPSGATVIDFAYAIHSAVGNKMIGAKVNGKMVQLDYQVENGEIVEIITSNSGKGPSRDWLKIAKTSEAKNKIKQWFKKEKREENIERGREELDAALKKQNITLPADRDELLASIARRVGITGVEELYASIGYGGITVNRILPRIREECNRNIKPSADEILASIPESARPQPTKSTSDVIVEGIDNCLIKYARCCNPLPGDDIIGYITKGYGISVHRTDCVNVRSSLKAGTENDRWLRVYWNTNKAASFQASLQILASKRYGLLADITTVLANLKVQIHALNARETQDGFSVIHVTVDVRDVEHLRSVVHKLEAVESVVKIKRSAG from the coding sequence ATGGAAGATTTCTCGAACCTGCTTGAAAAACTCAATGACAGCGACTACCCCTACGACGTGGGGGTGATCACGCGCGCCTATGAGCTGGCCGAGAGAGCCCACGAGGGCCAGAAGCGCGTGGCGGGCGAGCCCTATATCACCCACCCGATCAGCGTGGCCGAGATCCTCGTCGACATGGGCATGGACACCGACTGCGTCGCCGCGGCGCTGCTGCACGACGTCGTGGAGGACACCGACATCACGCTCGCCGACGTGCGAAAGCAGTTCGGCGCCAACATCGCGGGGCTTGTCGACGGCGTGACCAAGCTCGGCAAGATTCCCTACACCAGCAAGGAGGAGGAGCAGGTCGAGAATCTGCGCAAGATGTTCCTCGCCATGGCGCGCGACATCCGCGTGATCATCATCAAGCTCGCCGACCGCCTGCACAACATGCGTACGCTCTCCTCCATGCCGCCGCAGAAGCAGCGCGACAAGGCGCTCGAGACCATGGAGGTCTTCGCGCCGCTGGCGCACCGGCTCGGCATGCAGCGCGTCAAGATCGAGCTTGAGGACATCTCCCTGCGCTACCTCGACCCCATCGGCTACGCCGAGATCGAGGGCGATCTGACCGCAAAGAAAGCCGAGAGCCTCGACTTTCTCGGCACCTGCATGCAGAAGATCCGCGAGCTGCTCGCCAGAGAGAAGATCGAGGACTTTCAGGTCGACGGGCGGGTCAAGTCCATCTACAGCATCTACCGCAAGATGTACAGCCAGAACAAGACCATCGACGAGATCTACGACCTCTACGCCATCCGCGTAATCGTGGGCACCATCAACGAGTGCTACAACGTGCTCGGCCTCATCCACGATCTCTACAAGCCCATTCCCGGGCGGTTTAAGGACTATATTTCGACCCCGAAGCCCAACATGTACCAGTCGCTTCACACCACCGTCATCGGCCGCGAGGGCATCCCTTTCGAGGTGCAGATCCGCACCTGGGAGATGCACCAGACCGCCGAGTACGGCATCGCCGCCCACTGGAAGTACAAAGACGGCGTCGAGAAGAAGTCGGGCTTTGACAACAAGGTCGAGTGGGTGCGCCATCTGCTCGAGATCCAGGGCACGGCAGCCGACCCCGAGGACTTCATGCGCACGTTCAAAATCGACCTCTTCTCGGACGAGGTCTTCGTCTTCACGCCGAACGGCGATCTGATCAATCTGCCCTCGGGCGCGACGGTCATCGACTTTGCCTATGCCATCCACAGCGCAGTCGGCAACAAGATGATCGGCGCCAAGGTCAACGGCAAGATGGTCCAGCTCGACTACCAGGTGGAAAACGGTGAGATCGTCGAGATCATCACCTCAAACTCCGGCAAGGGGCCGAGCCGCGACTGGCTCAAGATCGCCAAGACCTCCGAGGCCAAAAACAAGATCAAACAGTGGTTCAAAAAGGAGAAGCGCGAGGAGAACATCGAGCGCGGCCGCGAGGAGCTCGACGCCGCGCTCAAAAAGCAGAACATCACCCTGCCCGCCGACCGCGACGAGCTCCTCGCCTCCATCGCCCGGCGCGTGGGCATCACCGGCGTCGAGGAGCTCTACGCCTCCATCGGCTACGGCGGCATCACGGTCAACCGCATTCTGCCGCGTATCCGCGAGGAGTGCAACAGGAACATAAAGCCCTCGGCAGACGAGATTCTCGCCTCCATCCCCGAGTCGGCGCGGCCCCAGCCTACCAAGTCCACCTCCGACGTCATCGTCGAGGGCATCGACAACTGCCTGATCAAATACGCGCGCTGCTGCAACCCGCTGCCGGGCGACGACATCATCGGCTACATCACCAAGGGCTACGGCATCTCGGTGCACCGCACCGACTGCGTCAACGTCCGCAGCAGCCTCAAGGCCGGCACCGAGAACGACCGGTGGCTGCGCGTCTACTGGAACACGAACAAGGCCGCCTCTTTCCAGGCGTCGCTTCAGATTCTCGCCTCCAAGCGCTACGGCCTGCTCGCCGACATCACGACGGTGCTCGCCAATCTGAAAGTGCAGATACACGCGCTCAACGCCCGTGAGACGCAGGACGGCTTCAGCGTCATCCATGTGACGGTCGACGTGCGCGACGTCGAACATCTGCGCTCGGTCGTCCACAAGCTCGAGGCAGTGGAGAGCGTGGTAAAAATCAAGCGCAGCGCGGGCTGA